tagaaacttaatttttatgatttaaaaaaataagaaaaagttattttaaatttatttttttaataataaaaaaataacgtTGACATTCAAtaacttaatttttattatttaaaattagtttaatattctttttccttttatatctaATTATTTATGTGAAAAATCGTAGAATTCAATGTTGTTTTGGTTATGGTATTGCTCGGGATCACTCATAAGATCCACATTTCGAGGCCCAAATACAAGCAAAGCACAAAAGACTAGATACGATCTTAGTCATACGAATGCTTTAACCTACAAGTCTTCATTGACACGGTAACTCGCCCATGGAAATACATCGAATTGATGGTTACGCTCGGAGAAGGAAGAGATACTAGAACAATAGACCTGTAGTTTTTGATAAACCCCGACAAGCACGCATACAACTGCATTTTAAGCAGAGCCTTTGCGACAACATTGGACATGGTGGCCTCTCCAGTCCAGTTCAAGATGAAATATCATAACAACCACGACAAACTAGTAACTAGATGTCGTGATTTGGCTAGAGCTTAAGGATACACAAAGCATTGTAGTGTGATAGTGGTGCGAAAGGCAAAGAAAGCACAATGGAGATCAACATGGCCCCCCTGATCAAACAATCGGGGGAAATAACGATCGATCACCAAAGGAAAGGACTAGTAATCCTACCAATTATAGGATAAATTACTTTTAAAGTGATAATTACAAGAGACACCTAGAAAAGAAGGTTGAAACCGACCACAAGACACCGCACCAAGAGGCTAAGTAGTAACGTAGTCGCTTAGTTAAGTACCATTATTCAATATGTGTTAAATTTGTTTTACATTATTATGTAACAATTCCTAATTGCCTTAAAATAACACTTTCTCCAAATTACCTCCTTTATGATCACAAAGGTTGTACACGATTAAGGGATGTTGTCACAAAAATTATAGGTGTACAACTAAAGCAATCAAAACTCCACCATTAAAGTTGCACAAAAAAGACAACAAACCATGAAACAAAATGGTGATTATAGCTCCCGCCTCTTGGTAGCTAGTCATTCTAAGGCTTATACATGAGTCTCCACTACGTCAACTCGAACCAAGTTCGAATTTGGGGGCATGGCAGGGGTATCTCATGAGCATACACTCGAGATTGGGATTCAAACCACCACCCCACCTCGCCGTTTGTGGGATAGCAATTAAAAGCACGACGATGTGCTCTGATATAGGTTTGAGCCTGGTGCTCCTGTTTGAAATCATCCACAACAATAAGGTTCGCTAAGGGTAAGGCGAGAAAGGAAAAACCTTTGGCATCCTTCCTAGGAGCGAGGCTACCAACTACCCTGTCATAATCGGTCGAAGCTACTTCTCTCAAATCCTCAATCACTACCTTCTCTAGAAGTTATAGCAAAAAGAAGATAAGTGCATGAGACAAGCCTTTAAATTTTACCTTGAAAAAGATGAATTTGATGATTCCCTCTATGCAGAGTTTTCTTGAGAAGATGATGCAAAAACGTCGGAGTTCTAGCTAGTGAGAAACTACCGACAAAGACAAGGAGCAACTACAGAGAATAAAGAAATAGCTCTTGAGCATTTGCAAGTGGCGATAGATGGATAATTACCTAGAAACCCTTGTATATATTCTTCAAGCAACCTTCAATCCTTGACACCATGCGTGGGAAAATGTAACCACACCACCAACGATCGAGATCTCACATCAAACTCTTCAAAACGCTTGAGTACTCGAAGATGGAGATGCATCATTATTGACATTCCTAGAGCAATGCGTCGCAACTATGAAATAAGACATTCATTGCACATGTTTCTAATATTATATGCTTCACAACTATCTCGCCTTTTCAAGCAAGGGTCGGATTTGGAGCACACGCGAAAAAGTCCTTGTTCCAACAAGCAAGAACAGGGAGGGGGAGTTGTTATGTACGACTCACAAGGCCCACATGTCGAGTCACAAATAAATGCAAAACACATAAGAATATATACGACCTCAGTCAGGCTTGGAGCACACAATTCCGACCTCTTGCCAACTCTCCATCAACGAATATGGTGATCCACATGAAATGTCGAATCAAGGGGGAACAGTTCTAACCGACCTCTCTATATAAAGCCCTTCACATACTATGACTCAAACATTCTACTCATTCTCACTCACATCTTATAAATTCAGTTGTAATGAAATTAGAGTGTTAATCTTGCAGGGTAACACTCACGCTCTGCTGTACCGAAAATTCATTCCACCTTGCTTGAGTCACATTCCACTCTTATTATTCTTGTATGTAAACAAAGAAAAATACTTGAACCTCTTTAAGCATGAGGCGTTTGGGGGATGATACATACGGGAATGATGTATCCTACTAAGGAAATAACAGAGTCGTataaaaatttggtattttttctTGTAGAAATTAATTACGTAGGGTCTACTCAAATTTTATGAatgaaatatttttgaaaaagccGTGCTATTTAGACATCAAAAATAGACACCATATAACAAACACCATataaaatacatactaattagtcatcaaagattcaacgagagaaaaattaaaattaaaagttttggaagatattattttaatcatttgtTCTTGTCAACCACttcatttcattattttatgTCCAAAACTTACTGTTTcaactaaattatatttttgtttttaaattttacttTTGCAACTAATTGTACTTTTATTCTAAATTATACTTTGCAACtaaattatatcattttaaaGGTAATATTTGTGCGAATTCTTTGGCAAACATAGGGCTAACGATTACTGCTTACACTAACTATGTTTACACTAACTAGAGTAGTATTCCTATTTTTTTAGGGCAAATTTTATAAAGAATaagctaagtttcttttcttTAGGTTCATATCTTCTTGAGAGGGTTTTGGTTTGACCTCCTTCTCCTTTtgtactgttttttttttatatatgataatcttattattttaaaaaaagttttttatgttcaaaatttattttttgcaTGTGTAAAATAATTATACACTTTTGAtgcatgattattattattttttaattaacaaGTAAATTAgtttctaaaatatattttattattctaattatgCATCAATgagtcaaagtcaaattctattattaatttaaataattttataaatgatGCATACAAAAAGTAATATTTGTGTATTcgataaaatatatttgatccatatatttttataaacggtgcTATTGTTATATatggggaaaaaatctattattattctaaatatttttatacccGAAAATTTACTAGTAATCCATATATGTTtgcaaatgatacctaaacataaaaaatatttgtatatgaaaaaaaaaattattattaatctaaatatttttatatacgaaaatatgatatttatgatccaaaaatggtatacggaaaaaatttatattaatttaaatattttaatatacgaaaaattTATTACTGATGATCcagttatttttgtaaatgatatttaaatataaataatatttgtatacttgaaaaacttattattgatttaaatatttttatatataaaaaattgtatttatgatcacaaaattttgattaaaaaatggtctacaagaaaaaaattattattgatttaaacattttaatatacgaaaaatttattattaattcagatattttttgtaaataatacctaaacataaataatatttatatgtgtggaaaaatttattattgatctaaatatttttaaatacaaaaaatagtatttatgatctaaaaatggtatacggaaaaaatttaatatctattttaaatatttttatatacaaaattttttattattaatttaattttttaaaattttttatttaaaataaatatattaaataaagaaatgCTCAGTACTGTGTGCGTGTTGCTAATACTATACTGTGTGCGTGTTGCTCTCTGTAACCAAATTATGTTTCGGTTATACCGTATTACTAATATTACTGTGTGCGTGTTGCTCTCTATCCAAATAATGTTTCGGTTTTTGAAATGACAGATACAAAACATTAGGTGAAGATTTCCATGAAAGAAACTTCTTTATATCTATCCAAACATGACACACCCCTATCCACTAGAGACATCTTGCGTGTACAAATAAGTAAACATATTTTAAGTAAGATTTAGGTTTTCAcacacaataaataaataaatataactttCAAAGGTGGCATATATTTTATCACATTTTAAGCTTTCATGGTTGAGCAACTACGATTTGTCAAAAACAAAGATCTAAAAAATgaaatttgcaaaaaaaaaaaaaaaaaaatgaagttatATTAATATACACAAACCTTGCAAGGGAAGGTAACCTTTGGTTTGAAGATGAGCACAAACATGATAAGTGAGTATATTAGTAGCACTTGTGGTTCGGAAGACAATACTTGGTAGCTTTAATTCCTTGGCCAATGAATCAATGAAGTGAAAAAATCCATCATAGATAACACAAGCAATCTTTTCACCATGCTTTTCTAATTTTGCTATATGATGAACTAATGACTCCTTAAGCGGAGTTACACAATTGGTATTTAGAGATGAAGCAATATCTATGAAATTCTTGGAAGTGATTTGGGTATTGGATAAACCATCAAAGAAAGGTAGAAAATTGAAATTAGGGTGATTAGAAGGATTAGGTGAATTGAAATGGGTGTGTGCTATGGTGATGAAGAAGCCTTTTGAATGAAGGATTGTGGCTAGTTGAAGCATAGGAGTTATGTGGCCTTTTAATGGTGGTGGTATTAGAACCAAATGGAGCCTAATTTGGTTTTCCATCAATCTTTTGGTAAGAGGTTTGTGGATCATTGGTTGtttaaataaatgtattttttagTTATTGGTATTATTTAAAATGGTTACCTGTCTCATGTTTTGCTTTAACCACGTGTTATAAGTTATTCATTCTCAACCTCActtttatttcaacaaatcatttttattttttcaatagtGACATTCATTGTTTTCTCATGTAGTTAGGCTTACCTTTCTCATTACTAGAGCACATTAGATAAAAATTCATGGAAGCCCacacaaataaatttaattgttaCAATATGCAATGTATTTAGATATATCTATAAACTTGTAATGAGTTACTTAATTCAAAAATGAATACTCATTATATCAACTTAATTATATTAGAAAAATCAAATAACATAAGTATTGTTTAAGCATGAAATATTTAAATTGATTGAACAATTTAAATTAGGTGTACTAAAATACAATCTACATTTTCAAAAAGGTAAGTCAAttactcaaaaaaaaaacaatagacactataaaaaaaatatttttctttaaaacatgTTGTCCTATATTCCACTATTTAATATTTGAATGAGCAGGCTTATAAGAGAATACACAATCAGAGATCTATAGAAAAATAGTCATGAGATTAGAACACAATATAACACAAAATTAAgaagcttaaaaaaaaaaaaaaacacaaaattaagAAATAAAGTTGGACTAAAATATAGGTGGATGTTTACCCACTAAATGTTGTGAAAAAACTTCTTTAAAAACATTAGTTATGGTAGATATATTATATTTAACCTTGCTATGAATTaatattttaagatttttttagttttgaatCTAGAGAATTTGACCATGATTAAAAACATCTTTTGTGAATATAAATAGTATAGGTGAATTATTAGCCATGAGACTTGTTAATTCTCATATAAAATGAAACAATAAATAGAAATTGTCTTCTCACCAGGTTGATTGACCATGGTGATTGCAAAAGAGACATAAATATCAATGCAACATGGGTCTTGTTAATCAATGCCCTCAgagcaatggttaagcattctaaaaaaagaaaatattttatagaaaatttaatattttaattttcaaggtattaaatacgcagattatcGAGATAAATTTGCTAttttaaagtcttaaccattGCCTTGAGGGCACTGATTAGCATTATCCATGAAATATAAATGATATTCCAAATGTTTTttccaaaaattattttaaattcaacgACATCATTAGCAAGTCTAGTCACCATGAGTCTTGTACTATTGCATAATCTTTTATATTGATCCAAATTTTGCAATAACATAGAAGTTGTGTCTTTCAATTTGATCGAATGATTAGACAACTAATAATTTTTTCATGCAATTCAAGAATTCATGAGTTAAATGCTCAAATGCATCAAAGTCATTAGCTTCATATCTATCAACTGAATAACTGTTTAGATATTCCTTTTCATCTCCTACAAGACAAAACAATTGGTTAGAATGAACACCTATAGAACTATTAATACTAGTTTGTcggaatataaaaaatatatatgcaaTAAAGTACCTTAAATGAGCTTTGTGATGTACTCGTTTATATCATCTACAATCTCAATAGTTGAAGCACATATTGCCCTACTTTAAAgataattataatttttgaaGTTATTAACCAGGTTAGGAAGGGTTTGGTCTTTCTTCTCCTACTGAGAAGTCTTGTTCTTATCTTGGTCTTTTTGGTCCGATCTATCGGTTTTCTACTAGAATGGAAGATCCTAATGTTATTAATTTGTCTCTACACGAAGAAGATGAGGAGGGAGGTTTTTGCTTTGATGTGGAGGATGAGGGTGGAGGAGAGTGTGATTTAAGGTTATGTCTGGTAGGGAGATTCCTGTGCGACAAACCGATCCATGTTATGCCTATGAAAAAAAGAGTGGCTGATATGTGGCGCCCAGTCAAAGGGGTGACAATCAAGAAAGCTTCTGAAGGTTTGTTTTTATTCCAGTTCTCACACAGATTAGATATGGAAGCAGCGATAAAAGGAGGGCCGTGGACGTTCGGAAGTCACTTGCTTATCATCGAGAAAGTCCAGATTGGTGTACAACTAGAGAATATTCCACTGTTTCATGTCAAATTCTGGGTTCAGGTTCATAATCTCCCAGCGGGATTGATGCTGGAAAAAGTGGGTAAAACTATTGCAAATTTCATCGGTACATTTGTGGAGTACGATAAGAATAACAATTCAAGTTTCTGGAGACAATATATGCGGCTGAGAATTAAGGTGGATGTACGACAGCCTTTAAAGAAGAATACTAGAGTGAAGAATAAAGGCGGTGAGTGGTGCACAGTTGGCTTTAAGTATGAAAATTTGGGACTTTTCTGTTTCGTCTGTGGTATTCTAGGTCATTCAGAGCAGAGATGTGAGGTCCGATTCGCTATGGAGGAAGATACCGGAGTTAGGGGTTGGTCAAATGAACTTAGGGTGGAAAATAGGAGGTTTGTCAATGGTTCAAATTCTAAATGGCTGAAGGAAGAAAGTGATGGCAGGGAGTTTGTGAAGCAGAACGTGGGTGCACATGGGACGCGTGAAACACACGCGCAGGAGGCAGCAAGTGATTTTCGCTCTCCACCTGAAGGGGCCACTCATGATTTGGCCATTATTGCTGATACAGATCTTGGTCTCCATAACAGCCGCCAAAATTTAAACCACAATCAAATCATTCCTTCATCACCCATTATTAGCCATAAAGTGCCTTCAAATAGTCATTATGTCATTAGTGAAGGAATCTTCGGTGACACTAAAACACCCAAATCATCAGCCTTCAATGTTTTATCCCCCACTTTCTCCAATCCTGCATTTAACACGCCCACGTGGCCGACAAATCCTGGCCCACCTCTTTCCCATAATCCAACCGGCCCACATGTGATAATTCCTCCAATTAAAAACCAAAATACCCCACATCCCATGCACGGATCACATATCACGTTCCTCACCCAGACCCAATCCACCATGCAGCCAAACCGTGAAACTACTGCACAAACTCATAAATCAAATTCTTTAACCCCAAAACCAcataaattcaaaccaaaaaataCCAGTTCCAAGTCTAATGCCAACATGCAGAATAAGCCCTCCAACCCCAGTAACTCAACCCGTGCAGCTATTCCCAACATTCTACTTTCTCAACCTTCTCAACCTGTCAGTGTGGCTGAACTGAGTGGTGATGAACATCTCGAACGGAAAAGACGCCGGGAAAAAGTTAATGGTGGCAGTGTTGTGTCTGTTGAAGCAATCCCGCATTTTTTATCGGCAGGTCCTGGCAGCCAGGACTGCCGGGACAAATGAAGATCCTCAGTTGGAATTGTCGGGGCCTGAGCAACCCGCGAGCAATTCCGAACTTGCGTCAGCTTGCTCAAAAACACCACCCATATATCCTTTTTCTGTCCGAAACTTTGGCGACAAATCATAAGCTTGAAAGTGTTCGGGTTTCGCTAAAATTCGATTCTTGTTTAACCGTTGATGTTGTCGCGCGAAGCGGAGGTTTGGCAGTGTTGTGGAAAGATTCTGTTAATTGTAATGTTGTGAATTTCTCTAGAAATTTTGTTAATTTGGTGGTTAAGGATGAATTGCATGAAAAGTGGAGACTTACTTGCTACTATGGTTATCCGGAAAGACATAGAAGACGAGAAGCGTGGGATATGCTTCGAGAACTGCGGGATATGTTGACGGCTCCTTGGTGTGTCATTGGTGATTTTAATGATCTCCTATCGCAGCAAGAAAAGGTCGGGATCCATCTTCATCCAAACTGGCTTTGTGCCGGCTTTCGTGATGTCGTCTCCGAATGTAATCTCCTGGATGTTCCGATGGAAGGGCATCCTTTCACATGGATTAAAAGCAGAGGTACACCACATGTTATCGAAGAACGGTTAGACCGAGCGCTTGTAACGCAGGATTGGCTGGATATTTATCCTGCGGCAAAACTGAGTAATCTTTTGGCCTCGCACTCTGATCATAGTCCAATCCTTCTTCAGTGTGAACCTTATCGACGGCAACGATCCCAGCCTTACTCCTTTAGATTTGAGAACTCTTGGCTTAAAGAGGAAGAGCTGCAAGGGGTGGTGATTAAAGGGTGGAATGTTGTGCAGAAGTGAATGTACTTTATCGTATTAATAACTGTGCACAGGAACTCTCTAGGTGGAATAAAGGGAAATATAAACAGCAACACAGTAATTTATCTCTCTATATGGCAGCCATGGAAGCCGCTAGATTGTCGAATGATGAGAAGGCGGCGGCGAGATTTTTTGATGCTCAAAGGGAGTATAATAATATTCTTACAAAAGAAGAAATTTTCTGGAAACAAAGAGCCAAGATGCATTGGTTACGACACGGTGATTCGAACTCGAAATTCTTCCACAGGCCCGCTACTGTTCGTAATAAGTTCAAGAAAATCACCTCGCTTCTGGATGAGACAGGGGCGGAGGTGAAAGGGCAGGAGGAGTTATGCCATGTTACTAAGTCTTACTTTGAACAACTTTTTGAAATGAAACAGGGGGTGCATGATCCGGTCCTAAACTGTATGTCACCGGTTATATCGCAAGAGGACAATAGGAAGTTGATGACTCAAATTACTAAAGCGGAACTCTTTGAAGCTCTGACCCAAATGCATCCGGATAAATCTCCTGGCCCCGATGGTTTTAATCCAACCTTTTATCAACATTTTTGGGAGCTTTGTGGGGATGATATTTTTATGGCAGCTTCGACATGGCTGGAAAGGGGattctttccctctcatcttaaTGAAACCAACATATGTCTTATTTCGAAGTGTGCAAATCCGAGAGATATGAAGGAACTCCGACCCATATCTCTTTGTAATGTTGTTTATAAGTTGATTGCCAAATTGCTTGCAAATCGTCTGAAGATTGTTCTTAATAAGTGTGTCTCAGAGGAGCAGTCGGCGTTTGTTGAGGGGAGGTCGATCCTTGATAATGCTTTGGTGGCCACGGAAATTATTCATTCTTTAAAAAGGAAGACGACTGGTAACAAGGCTCACCTTGCATTAAAGATCGATATTAGTAAAGCTTATGATAGAGTTGATTGGGGTTTTCTGCGTGGTGTTCTCCTTCGTATGGGTTTTGATGAGAATTGGATTCACTGGCTTATGATGTGTGTGACATCGGTGCACTATTCTGTTCTTGTAAACTCCGATAGAATTGGACCCATTATTCCAGGACGAGGACTTAGACAAGGCGACCCTTTATCGCCGTACCTCTTTATTCTTGTATCTGAAGGTCTTTCGGCACTGATCAAAAGTGCAGTTTCACGAGGAGATATCCATGGCGCTCAGATATGCAgggggcacctagtgtgtcccaCTTGCTTTTTGCTGACGACTGTTTTTTGTTTTGCAGGGAAAATATTGTGGAAGCATCTAATCTTATGGAGATTCTTAACATTTATACCGAGGCAACTGGGCAGGAGATCAACCTAGCAAAATCTGAAGTGTTTTTCAGTCGCAATCTGAGTGGTCCCGCACAAGAAGACTTAGCCCACCTGATGGGGGTTAGGAGGGTTTTGGGAACGGGGAAGTATTTGGGGTTACCATCCATGATCGGCAGGAGTAAGAAGGCGGTGTTCTCTTTTATTAAGGATAGGATCTGGAAAAGAATCAATTCGTGGAGTGGTAGATCCTTATCTAAAGCTGGTAAAGAGGTCATGATTAAGTCTGTCCTACAGTCGATAACGGCTTACATTATGAGTGTTTATTTGATTCCGGATGGAGTggtgaatgatattgaaaaaatgCTGAATTCTTTTTGGTGGGGAGGTGGTGGTAATAACAAAGGCATAAGGTGGTTAGCTTGGGATCGTATGACTACTACGAAAAGTGAAGGAGGTTTGGGGTTTAGAGATTTTAAATCCTTTAATATGGCTATGATAGCGAAACAAGGATGGAGCATTTTGTCGAAACCAAATTCTCTTGTAGCAAGAATTTTCAAAGCAAGGTACTTCCCGCACTCTTCATATCTTACTTCTCTTATTGGTAATAATCCAAGTTTTGTGTGGCGAAGTTTGTGGAAGGCAAAGGCCGTTATTAAGCAGGGTTGTAGGTGGTCTATTGGTGATGGTAGTAACATTAAGGTTATGTATGATCCGTGGTTCCGAGAGAGAGGAAGATGTTATCTCCATGGTCCACAATTGCAAAGTACTTGTGAATTATCAGTTAAAGATCTCTTGTTACCCATGTGGATTTGATTAGCCATATTTTTGACTCCGAAGGAGCGACGAGTATTCTTCGAGTACCCCTTATAGAGGATGTGAAGGAGGATAGGCTGATTTGGAACGAGGAGCAAAATGGGGAATATAGTGTGAAATCGGGGTATAAAATTTGGAATGGTCTTCATAGGAACACTCATTTTCATAATACTGAAGGGAGATGGAAGAGTATTTGGAGTATCTCTGCACCACCAAGAGCTAAACATTTGCTTTGGCGGATTTGCAAAGAATGTCTACCGATGCGTACAAAGCTTCGACAGCGTCATGTTCAATGTCCGTCTGTTTGCCCTTGGTGTGAGGGTGAGGATGAAGATGATTGGCATATTTTTTTCGGATGCGTCTCAATTAATCAGAGctggcgggcagcaggtttgtcaTCTATTATAGATCCTCGGTTGCCTAATTTCATTGATGCTAAGTCCCTTATCTTTGATGTTTGTAGTCGGGAGGATCGAAGGGATGCGGGCCGGTTTGCTGTGTTGCTTGAAACCCTTTGGCGGAGTAGGAATAATAAGGTTTGGCAAGATATCAGGGATGATGCGTTGAGGATTGGTATCCAAGCTTATCATAACTGGTATGATTGGTTTTTAGCTAGAGATGAGCATAATTTAGCGGCGGGTAATAATTTACCTATAAGTTGGAGTCCGCCATCAGTTAATCACTTGAAATGTAATGTTGATGCAGGTTTCAATAATGTGTGTGGTACAACAAATAGAGGGTGGTGCTTTAGAGACCACTTTGGAAGGTTTATATCGGCAGGGGTGTCCTGGGATGTGGGTCTTCTCTCCGTTGTCGAAGCTGAAGCAACCGCTTTAAAGGAAGCAATCGAAAATGCTATTTTTCTTCAGTTATCCCACGTCATTTTTGAAACTGATTGTCAGAATGTCACTAAGGCTATTTATGCTTCTCATGTTGGTTCCTCAGAATTTAGCGTTATTATTAAATCTATTCAGCATTTGttagttttatttttgaactttgaggtaaagttcatcaaacgccaagcgaattcggtcGCCCATACgttagctaaggcggccaattcttggtctcgGCGTAGCTTTTTCAGATAtgtacctccttgtattgaacgtTATTTGATTAATGATATCAGTTAAGTTTgttcttgtcaaaaaaaa
Above is a window of Vicia villosa cultivar HV-30 ecotype Madison, WI unplaced genomic scaffold, Vvil1.0 ctg.001617F_1_1, whole genome shotgun sequence DNA encoding:
- the LOC131636038 gene encoding uncharacterized protein LOC131636038, with the protein product MKILSWNCRGLSNPRAIPNLRQLAQKHHPYILFLSETLATNHKLESVRVSLKFDSCLTVDVVARSGGLAVLWKDSVNCNVVNFSRNFVNLVVKDELHEKWRLTCYYGYPERHRRREAWDMLRELRDMLTAPWCVIGDFNDLLSQQEKVGIHLHPNWLCAGFRDVVSECNLLDVPMEGHPFTWIKSRGTPHVIEERLDRALVTQDWLDIYPAAKLSNLLASHSDHSPILLQCEPYRRQRSQPYSFRFENSWLKEEELQGVVIKGWNVVQK
- the LOC131636039 gene encoding uncharacterized protein LOC131636039 encodes the protein MAAMEAARLSNDEKAAARFFDAQREYNNILTKEEIFWKQRAKMHWLRHGDSNSKFFHRPATVRNKFKKITSLLDETGAEVKGQEELCHVTKSYFEQLFEMKQGVHDPVLNCMSPVISQEDNRKLMTQITKAELFEALTQMHPDKSPGPDGFNPTFYQHFWELCGDDIFMAASTWLERGFFPSHLNETNICLISKCANPRDMKELRPISLCNVVYKLIAKLLANRLKIVLNKCVSEEQSAFVEGRSILDNALVATEIIHSLKRKTTGNKAHLALKIDISKAYDRVDWGFLRGVLLRMGFDENWIHWLMMCVTSVHYSVLVNSDRIGPIIPGRGLRQGDPLSPENIVEASNLMEILNIYTEATGQEINLAKSEVFFSRNLSGPAQEDLAHLMGVRRVLGTGKYLGLPSMIGRSKKAVFSFIKDRIWKRINSWSGRSLSKAGKEVMIKSVLQSITAYIMSVYLIPDGVVNDIEKMLNSFWWGGGGNNKGIRWLAWDRMTTTKSEGGLGFRDFKSFNMAMIAKQGWSILSKPNSLVARIFKARYFPHSSYLTSLIGNNPSFVWRSLWKAKAVIKQGCRWSIGDGSNIKVIHIFDSEGATSILRVPLIEDVKEDRLIWNEEQNGEYSVKSGYKIWNGLHRNTHFHNTEGRWKSIWSISAPPRAKHLLWRICKECLPMRTKLRQRHVQCPSVCPWCEGEDEDDWHIFFGCVSINQSWRAAGLSSIIDPRLPNFIDAKSLIFDVCSREDRRDAGRFAVLLETLWRSRNNKVWQDIRDDALRIGIQAYHNWYDWFLARDEHNLAAGNNLPISWSPPSVNHLKCNVDAGFNNVCGTTNRGWCFRDHFGRFISAGVSWDVGLLSVVEAEATALKEAIENAIFLQLSHVIFETDCQNVTKAIYASHIPQLENQEADDLAHIASGYKASKGKLEDLIEVRGRVMAIRLSPSDLEMTKLGYAYPENFKIFSIDSLTDID